ACAACCACACTCTGGATTACGGCCAAGCGGCAATGGCGCAGATGATGGGAATCCTGGACCAGAACGGCATCATCCACAGCGGGTCGGGGGCAAATTCCTACGCAGCTTACACTCCCGCATTCATCAACCGCAGCGGACTTAACATCGCCTTTTTGGCCGGCAGCGACCGCACCGGGCAATACAACAACGCCCAGCCCTATCTGCAGGCGGGCTATAACAAACCCGGCTTTGCCTACATGACGCCCTATTACATCCAGCAGCAGCTTGCCGCCGTGGAAGGGATCGCCGACCTGAAGATCGTGGAACTGCACGGGGGCAGCGAATATTCCCTTTCCCCGGGCAGCGGCTACGACAAGGGCGAAAACCCCTTCCTGGGCGATGACCAGGACGAAGATTACTCCCCCAGGACCGATGTGCCCCATATGTGGGACATTGCCATCCGGCACTGGGCTGTGGATTCCGGGGCCGACCTGGTCATAGTGCACCATCCTCACATCATCCAGGGTTTTGAAGTCTACCAGGGCAAGGTGATCGCCCATTCCCTGGGAAATTACGTCTTTGACCTCGATTACCCGGAAACGATGCCCACCCTCATATTCTATGCCGACGCCGACCAATCCGGCTTCTCAAATTTCCTGATCAGGCCGGCTTATATCGACGGGTACATTCCCGTTCCCGCGACAGGCCAGCTCGGCAAATACATCCTCGATTACCTGGCCATGCGCAGCACCGAACTGGGCACAAAGCTCCTGGTCGATTACAATGACGTTACGGCAAGCATTCTGATGGATGACGACGCTGTATCCGTCTCCAACCACACCTATTCCTGGAACAAGGACCTGAGCCCTGAAGCCGGCGGCGGAAATCAAACCGCGCCCTTCAAATTGCCCCGTTTTGGCAGCATCGGCCAAGTGGTCTCCATCGAACCTGCCTCCAACTCGGAGTATCGCCTGGGCGCGGAAACGATCTGGTATGGCAATTTTGAGGATGAGGGCTCCACACTTTGGGACGTCCGCATCTTTGACACCCTGACCCCCTTTGACGGCCAGCGCAGCGCCATGCTTTCACCCGCCAGCGGCCAAACCGAAACGGCCACGATCAAAAAACGCTGCAAATGGTACGACAACACCAAAAAATACATCCTGCACGGCTGGATCAAGACCAACAGCGCCACCAACGCCAACATCATCATCCGCTACTACAACTCCCGCACCAGCTATCTGCTGGGAACCGAAACCATCACCGCCAACATCAGCGGAACCACTGACTGGACCTGGTTTTACAAGGAACTCACCATCCCCGGCAACGCCTGGTATTACGATATTCGGCTGACTTGTTCGAACACGTCCGGCGGAACAGTGGAAGCCATGTTTGACAACGTGGGGCTGATCGAATGGACACCCTGGACCGAAATCCCCGCCCAGAATCTCATCCCTTTCCCCAACAACTATTACTGGATGCAGGCCAGAACAAGCGAGAGCCCCAAATCGCTGACGATCTGCTTCACAGAACAGAGGCTGAATCCCTCTTCCCGTCGTAAAAGCGCGGTTCCGCCCGCTCAGCTGGCGATCAACGTTTTCCCCAATCCCTTCCAGGC
The sequence above is drawn from the Candidatus Syntrophosphaera sp. genome and encodes:
- a CDS encoding CapA family protein, which codes for MSKRKKLLRSRILGSAWPLLIALACGQALATNLPERYDIIEDFESGSVTLLSWLDEDVNPSAWQLTTVDTHENSAYSLVLTGNTWKQQMITPVSVDSSAVFQVAAKTTSGARYQGIGFCDGTNVLFYSFSGSVVMDIEEWVPVYQGAFSHGVWNTYQIPIADDWYSFFDYLPVISSLVYVNDLDGVSNRSFWIDTILDISSDIGTPPTVTVSHQITFQTGIHQGSRDVGVQFSSVVTDPDSGTFTYRWDFGDGQMSTEANPYHVYTVLDDHPYRATLKVTDDTGKWGLASCLVNVDPGNSSLPLKMNFVGDIMLARRYEQAGGIIPTLGVNAIFAPTLDILGNAADITVANLEVVLSNVGTPHPTKSVVYRGNPANVNGLVYAGIDKVSTANNHTLDYGQAAMAQMMGILDQNGIIHSGSGANSYAAYTPAFINRSGLNIAFLAGSDRTGQYNNAQPYLQAGYNKPGFAYMTPYYIQQQLAAVEGIADLKIVELHGGSEYSLSPGSGYDKGENPFLGDDQDEDYSPRTDVPHMWDIAIRHWAVDSGADLVIVHHPHIIQGFEVYQGKVIAHSLGNYVFDLDYPETMPTLIFYADADQSGFSNFLIRPAYIDGYIPVPATGQLGKYILDYLAMRSTELGTKLLVDYNDVTASILMDDDAVSVSNHTYSWNKDLSPEAGGGNQTAPFKLPRFGSIGQVVSIEPASNSEYRLGAETIWYGNFEDEGSTLWDVRIFDTLTPFDGQRSAMLSPASGQTETATIKKRCKWYDNTKKYILHGWIKTNSATNANIIIRYYNSRTSYLLGTETITANISGTTDWTWFYKELTIPGNAWYYDIRLTCSNTSGGTVEAMFDNVGLIEWTPWTEIPAQNLIPFPNNYYWMQARTSESPKSLTICFTEQRLNPSSRRKSAVPPAQLAINVFPNPFQAFASISFVLPEKGKTTLSVYNIRGQKVRTLAEGFLPEGKHRFTWDAKDGHGRRIASGIYFLRLEQGGQTAVRKMVLMN